Genomic window (Shewanella psychropiezotolerans):
CTCATCATGATTTTCCAAAAAGTGCAGCATATGGGACGCGATATCTGCGACTTTTAGCCTATCTGTCTCAATGGCTGATGTCGATTTCTTCCCTTGAATGATGGCTTTGAGGGTGTCATACAGATCGACCTTATCGTAGAGATAGTCCATCTTTCCCAGATGAATATAGTCACGAAACAGTGCCGGGTTATAAACTTCTGCCAGTAAGAAGGCATCAGGATTTATCTGTTTAATATTGCTGTTGAGGTAACTCCAAAACTCCACCGGGACCATCTCCGCCATGTCGTAGCGAAAACCATCTACCCCTATACTTAACCAAAAATCTGTTATCTGTTTGAACTTGACCCAAGAATCAGGCAGCTGCGCTTCATCTATGCTTTGCCAGAACAGGTAGTGAGCAGAGACATCCTGCTTGGCATATTCTTTGGGCAGAGTAGGGAAGTCGTGGGATCCATCAGGCTTGACGCCGTAATTGATCTTCACGGTTTCATACCAGTCATTGGCATCGGGTTTGGCTAAACGTGAGCCATTGCCGGTCCATTTTGCGGGGAACTCATCAAATTGACCATCATTGAGTGGATGTGTCTCACCGCCAAGTGGCTTGCTGTTACCTAGGTCTGGTACTTGAAATGAGGCGTCACTGACATAATAGAAGTGATTGTTTTTGGCGTATTCGACTTGTGTGTTGTCAAGTGCGCCGAAATTTTCTATACCTGCCAGCATCGAGGTGGACTCATAACGGCGTGCCACATGATTGGGCACGATATCTATGATCACCTTGATGCCATGTTGATGAGTGCGCTCGATAAGGGCTTTGAATTCATTTAATCGATTAGCGGGATTATCGGCGAGATCCGGATTGACGTTATAGTAGTCTTTCACCGCGTAGGGCGACCCCGCCCGGCCCTTGACCACATCGGGATCGTCATTACTTATGCCGTATAAGCTGTAGTCACGGATCAAGGCATGATGCGGCACGCCCGTGTACCAGATGTGGGTGACACCTAAAGATTGAATGCTCTTAAGGGCGATATCATCGAAGTCACTGAATTTCCCCACGCCGTTTTCTTCAATCGTGCCCCAAGGCTGATTGTTGCTGTTCTTGTTACCAAATAATCGGGTGAAAACTTGGTAGACAACAGGCTTAGTGGATTGATCGATATGCTTGCTGTTTGGTATTTCGTCGCTTAATGCCTGAACAGGGACTCCGGCAGTGGCTGATTGGTACGCACAAAACAGAGTGACTAGAATGAAACTTTTGCTGGTTTTTGGCCATGATTGAGCGAATATCGATGCCGATGTCTGGTTTTTACTGATTATTCTCATAGGCTTGTTCAACTTATTATTCTTGTTTATTGTTTTATTTAATTGTCTTGCTTCTTTTGCTTATAGGGCAGCCTGAATACTTGTTCTGGCTAGTGCTCCAACTCCAAGGATAGAACCAACACGCCACGAGGCGGCAGGTGGATCTTTGACTGAGCGTTTGCTGACGTGTTCAATTGCACACGCTCTTTAGTGAGTACATTTACCCCTAAGTTAACGCCTTCGAGCTGAGTGTGAAAGCGACGGGTTGCCAGAGAAACAGGCTTATCATTCTTATTGATGATCACCATGACAGTTTCATCATCATTAAACCTGAAGTAGACGTAGACGCCGTCGATAGGCACATAGTGTCTGAGTTTACCCGAGTGGATGGCGCTCGAGCTCTTGCGGAAGTTGAGCAAGGTCTTGATAAAGTCTTGAGCATCTTCTTGCTCTTGGGATAGGCCGATACCTGTGATTGCGCTTACCTTGTCGGTATTCCAGCCACCGGGAAAATCCCCACGCACAGTGCCATCGTGTCGGCCCGCTTTAGGGCTGGTCATCAAAATTTCCGTGCCGTAAAACAGTTGAGGAATACGATTAGACATTAAGGTGTAGGTGATGACCATCTTAAACAGATCCAGATCTTCATTCATCAGGCTGTATAAACGGTTAGTGTCATGGTTGCCTTCAAACAGGACTAATTTACTGGGGTCGGCATAAACCACATCGTTAGCTAACATCTCGTATAGGGAGATGAGCCCGGTATCCCAGCCCTCGTGCTGATTAAATGCTTTTAACATGACTTTATAGAGCGGGAAATCCATCAGACTTGGAAGGTAGGAGATGTAACCGTCTTTGTTGCGCTTACCTGCCTGCCAATAGGAAACGGTAATGGGGTTACTGGTCCATTCTTCACCGACTATATTGAAATTTGGATATTCGCTCATGATGGCTTTAGACCAGATACTGAGGAATTTTTTGTCGGCATAGGAATACGTATCTTCACGTATGCCACTTAACCTAGCGTATTCGACCCACCAGATGCTGTTTTGGATTAGATAAGTGGCGAGCAGGGGATCTTGCTGGTTTAGATCTGGCATGGAGTCGACAAACCAGCCATCGACGAACTGGCTGTGATCTGATTGAGTGGCGTAGGGGTCTTGAACTGTGGTGCGTCTGTGTGTGGTGAATTTCACCGAGGCGTTATCATTTGCTGATTTTTTGCCATTTATCCAGCTTGAGCTGGGTAAATCCTTCATCCACCAATGCTCTGAGCCTATATGGTTAACCACTATGTCTTTAATGATGCCTATGCCTTTCTCTTTGGCGCTAACAGCCAGTTGTCGATAGTCTGCATTGCTGCCAAATCTTGGGTCGATGCGATAGTGATCTGTGGTTGAGTAGCCGTGATAGGAGTATTTGGCTTGATTGTTCTCCAGTAAAGGGTTTATCCAAAGTTGAGTGACACCTAAATCTGCGAGGTAATCTAAGCTGTTTTCAATGCCTTTTATGTCACCGCCATGTCTGCCGTTGACATCTTTACGGTTAACTTGTTCTGACATATCAGCTTGATTATCATTGTTAGTATCGCCATTCACAAATCGGTCAGGGGTGATGAGGTAGATAACATCCTTATTGCTGAATCCCTGGCGCATAGCCGAGTCAGCGACACGTTCAAGCAAGGTATAGCTAAAGGACTGTACGCTTTTTCCGGCTTTAGTGAGCGCTAAGTCAAAGGTCTGCGGCTTGGCATTGCTCAGGTCTAGGGTGATAAAAAGGTAATTAGGATTATCGGTGTTCTCAACCTTGAGTATGGTGATGCCGCCCTCTCTATGGGGCTTGTGATTAGTCAGCTTATCCACAATCACTGGGGTGAAGTCAGAAATATGATGACCATGCAGCATCAACTGCAACTCGGAATTAGCCATATCCGCCCACCAAAATTCTGGTTCTACTCTGAGATCTGAGTTCTGCTTAGCCTCTGCTGCAACGGCAAGTGTTGCAGGCGCCATTAGCCACAAAAATAGTGACAAGACGATAAAAAGGCGCTGACTGGCACTATCTGTGACTGGTTTCATATATCGCTCGAGTGGTGATGGGGGAAAGACGAGATAAACTCAATAGTAAAATATTAACGTTGTGAAAACCTGATACAAAAAATGAAAAAGCCTGCTTCATGGTGAAGCAGGCTTTATTGACATCACATTACAGGGTGTAACTTAGGCCCAGGAAGTACTGACGGCCAAATGTCTGGATTGTGCCTGTTTGGTACTCTTCACCGAAGTGAGTCTTGCTTGGTTCATCTGTGAGGTTATTCACCTGAAAGAGGAACTTAAGGCCATTATCCAAGGCATAAGATGCTTGATAATCGATAATCGTCTCGGGGGCGAAGTAGGCAAGCTGAGATTCGACGGCCACTTGTTCAGACACATATTCGCTGCGGTAGCGCATGCTGACGCGGGTATCGAAACCTTCGTAACCATAGAACACGGTTGTATTAACCACATGCTCAGACAGTCCTGGTAGCGGGATTGCACGTGGTTCGCCGCCTAGGTCTGTTTCAAATTCAACTTCACTGTCGGAGAAGGAGTAACTGCCGGTAAAGCCTAGACCACTCCATGCATCGGGAAGGAAATCGAAGACTTGGGTATAAGCCAGCTCGATACCGCGGATATAACCGCCATTATCGTTGTTGACTGCTGTCTGATATTGACCCTCATCTTTCACTACCGGGTATTCAACACCATTTTCGACAATCGTATCGGGTACGATAAAGCCTGCGGCTTCAAAATCGAATGGTTGGACGGTAAAATCATTGATGAATGATTTAATATCTTTATAGAACAAGGCAATCGCTATCGCGCCTTCAGTGTCCGAGAAATAGTGCTCGTAGGAAATATCATATTGATCGGCGTAGAAAGGGTCCAGTAGTGGACTGGTGTTACCCCAGGCATTGTACTTTTTCTCACCAGGTGTCGATGTGTCATCGTACCAGGAGCCCATACCGGACTTTAGCTTGTTAATTGGTGGGCGAGCCATAACAGATGCTGCGGCGAAACGAATTTGATCATTTTTGGTTAGGTGAAAGTTCAGGTTTAACGAAGGTAGGTAATCTGTGTAGGTTTTACCTATCTCATTGCGGATATAGTCAGAGCTGATCACCCCATTATCATCGGCTATCTCTTCGCCTAAGCCGAAACCAACTTGCTGTAGACCTTTACTGGATTGGTCGGTATTGACAATGCGTACGCCGATATTACCGGTGACGGGCAGGCTGCCGATTTCAAAATCCAGATTTGCCTGAACATAACCGGCCAATACATCTTCATTGACCGAGCCGCTCTGGATCAGGGTCCAATTATTTTCCCAGTTAGCGCTAGGGGAGAAGGGATCGTTACCCGTCGAGGCGAGTTGAGTATTAACTAAATCTACCGCTTTATCGAAATCTATTTTTAAGAAACTTGGATAACCCGATAGGTCACCACCGAAGTTAACGACTTCAGTCATGTCATCTGTGAGTCTGATGACCGGCATATGATCCGGGTTCTTACCAAATTCTGAACCGTATCCGGCCTGAGAACGTTGTGCATTATATTCTCGCTGAGAGTAACGGACTCCCACATCGACAGATGAGATAAAAGAATCTGATAACTGATAATTTAGATCTAGCTTGTAGGCAATAAGATCGTTTTGCTGATCGTATGGCCACATGCCCACTTCGCGCAGACCTAATGTCGATGTGTCGGTGTAATCCTTAGCGAAGTTTACATCGGCTGGGTTTAAGCCGTTAAGCTGGTAGGTAACCGATTCCGCCGAGCGGATCTGATTGTCCATATCATCGTAGATCACAGCGCGGGTTCCGCCGTTAACAAACTTACCGTCGGCTTTCGAGTAGCTGATATCCGCTGCTAGGGTTAAGGCATCGCCATTGTTCCATTCGATATTGAATGCGCCAGAAGTCAGCTCCGAGTACTTTGAGTCGTTGTCGTTCACCACAAATACGGCGAAATTATCTGTGCCGTCGGTAGACACTGTGCCGCCAGTCATGGTGCCATCTTCGACTGTGGCATTACTGATATTACCATTGGCTAAAGACTTGACGCGAAAGCCTCTGGCAAAGGTTTCGGAATCAAATTTCGAGTGAAACAGATCGCCTTTTATACTCCAGTTATCATTAGGCTGCCAGTGAATGGCACCCATGTAGCCGTCACGGGTCTCTTCACCGCCTTTTTGCTGCATCTCGAAGCCTTCACTGATGTTGTCATCGCTGCCATCAGCGTTAACGTCTCTTCTCTGCCAAGATGGATACTGTAGACCTATAAATTGGCTGGAGACGGAAGGTTGATATAGATGGGCGTAACCCAGTGCAAGGCCTAAGGTTTCTTCGAGGAACTTACCTTGATAAGAGAAGCTTAAACGGTTACCTAAGTCATCGGCATCACTCACATCACCGGCTTTATCGTTGAAGCTGCCACGTAGGTTGACGGTAAAGTTGTGTTCTTTACTGGCTTGAAGTGGATCGGCGGTTTTTAGCTCAACCGTACCAGCTACGCCCCCTTCGATGAGTGACGCTTTAGGCGACTTATATACTGTGGCCTGATTGATAAGCTCTGATGGGTATTGATCGAACTCAATGGCTCGCTTATCGCCTGTTGTTACCTGCTCACGCCCGTTTAAGGTCATGAATACGAAGTCACCATCGAGTCCGCGAATGTTAAGCCCACTGGCTTGGCCACCGGTACGCACTGCGGTAATACCGGGGAGTCGAGTCAAGGCATCTGCGATGGATTGGTCCGGTAGGGCACCTAAATCATCTGCTGAGATGTTCTCAGATACCGTGTCTGCAAAACGTTTACTGTTAAGAGACTTAATTAAACTGGTACGAAAGCCTCTAACTTCGATAACTTCGATCGACTCTTCTTCTGCGGTCGACTCTTTTTTTGTGGTTTCATCGGCGGCGTAGGTGTGCATGCTAGCGCCGGCAGCGATTAGCGCTATGGTTAACAAGCTAGGTTTAAATTGAAACATCCATCTTCCCCTTATTTACTCTTTTCACTTTTATTTTTTATTCTCAGCAGTCACGGCAAAACACAGATAATGCATATGAGGTTGTGAATTAGATCTGCCTGTTATTGTACTTGTACGCAACTTGTTGCGGTACGGTGAAGATGTTACTCCCGCCTATCCTAGCAAAACAATCTTGTGCATACGTATTCAAAAGATCCGAGTGATATAAAATTAGGCGGCTTAAGGGTTGAAAGCTAGATAAAACTCTGACGTGAATGGTAGCTAATCATTTGATAATAAAAGGTTTGAACTTGATTGTGGTGCATGGGTAAGAGTAAGCTAAGTTATGCATACGTATGCAGAGATATTGAACCCTATTTCCCTATTCACGTATGCTCGTCTTATTCAAACAGGATATGCAGCCAGTAACCTCAAACAAACGTTAAGGCAACAAGGGTGTTGCTGGGGCAGGTTAGTCTGTTACATATCTTTAGTTTTTTATTAGGGGCGACAATGACTCAAGTTTCTTGGTGGCGGGGCGCCGTCATCTACCAGATCTATCCGCGTAGCTTGATGGACTCTAATGGTGATGGTGTAGGAGATCTTCAAGGGATCATCACTAAACTCGACTATATTGCGAGTCTAAATGTCGATGCAATCTGGGTATCTCCCTTTTTTAAGTCGCCGATGAAAGATTTTGGCTATGACATCAGTGATTATCGGGCGGTGGACCCTCTGTTTGGCACCATGGATGATTTCGATGAGCTCATCGCTAAGGCTCATGGCTTCGGGATCAAGGTGATTATCGATCAGGTACTGAGTCATACGTCTGATCAGCATGAGTGGTTTATAGAGAGTAGGGAGAGCCGTACCAACCACAAGCAAGACTGGTACGTATGGGCCGACCCTAAGGATGATGGCACGGCGCCCAACAACTGGTTAGCCATTTTTGGTGGTGGAGCCTGGGAGTGGGAGCCCAGGAGAC
Coding sequences:
- a CDS encoding alpha-amylase family protein, yielding MRIISKNQTSASIFAQSWPKTSKSFILVTLFCAYQSATAGVPVQALSDEIPNSKHIDQSTKPVVYQVFTRLFGNKNSNNQPWGTIEENGVGKFSDFDDIALKSIQSLGVTHIWYTGVPHHALIRDYSLYGISNDDPDVVKGRAGSPYAVKDYYNVNPDLADNPANRLNEFKALIERTHQHGIKVIIDIVPNHVARRYESTSMLAGIENFGALDNTQVEYAKNNHFYYVSDASFQVPDLGNSKPLGGETHPLNDGQFDEFPAKWTGNGSRLAKPDANDWYETVKINYGVKPDGSHDFPTLPKEYAKQDVSAHYLFWQSIDEAQLPDSWVKFKQITDFWLSIGVDGFRYDMAEMVPVEFWSYLNSNIKQINPDAFLLAEVYNPALFRDYIHLGKMDYLYDKVDLYDTLKAIIQGKKSTSAIETDRLKVADIASHMLHFLENHDEQRISSPEFAGDPFAALPAMVVSASISKAPTLIYFGQEVGEDGSENPGFGAPSRTSIFDYIGVPAHQRFMNDGKFDGGQSTRSELALRNYYARLLNLSHTAPALLGEYYDLDTVNRAHRSEHLSQAHRQANQMGQSDSGSKSDYDEMTFAFARFSQEQQLMIVSNFSRSQGKAFTLKLPADLIAQWQVKPGHYPLKDLLAEPLNQPLKRLKTHALVIDDTGSGSIGIKLKPLESKILSLRPESYQWHNE
- a CDS encoding glycoside hydrolase family 13 protein, whose protein sequence is MAPATLAVAAEAKQNSDLRVEPEFWWADMANSELQLMLHGHHISDFTPVIVDKLTNHKPHREGGITILKVENTDNPNYLFITLDLSNAKPQTFDLALTKAGKSVQSFSYTLLERVADSAMRQGFSNKDVIYLITPDRFVNGDTNNDNQADMSEQVNRKDVNGRHGGDIKGIENSLDYLADLGVTQLWINPLLENNQAKYSYHGYSTTDHYRIDPRFGSNADYRQLAVSAKEKGIGIIKDIVVNHIGSEHWWMKDLPSSSWINGKKSANDNASVKFTTHRRTTVQDPYATQSDHSQFVDGWFVDSMPDLNQQDPLLATYLIQNSIWWVEYARLSGIREDTYSYADKKFLSIWSKAIMSEYPNFNIVGEEWTSNPITVSYWQAGKRNKDGYISYLPSLMDFPLYKVMLKAFNQHEGWDTGLISLYEMLANDVVYADPSKLVLFEGNHDTNRLYSLMNEDLDLFKMVITYTLMSNRIPQLFYGTEILMTSPKAGRHDGTVRGDFPGGWNTDKVSAITGIGLSQEQEDAQDFIKTLLNFRKSSSAIHSGKLRHYVPIDGVYVYFRFNDDETVMVIINKNDKPVSLATRRFHTQLEGVNLGVNVLTKERVQLNTSANAQSKIHLPPRGVLVLSLELEH
- a CDS encoding TonB-dependent receptor; amino-acid sequence: MFQFKPSLLTIALIAAGASMHTYAADETTKKESTAEEESIEVIEVRGFRTSLIKSLNSKRFADTVSENISADDLGALPDQSIADALTRLPGITAVRTGGQASGLNIRGLDGDFVFMTLNGREQVTTGDKRAIEFDQYPSELINQATVYKSPKASLIEGGVAGTVELKTADPLQASKEHNFTVNLRGSFNDKAGDVSDADDLGNRLSFSYQGKFLEETLGLALGYAHLYQPSVSSQFIGLQYPSWQRRDVNADGSDDNISEGFEMQQKGGEETRDGYMGAIHWQPNDNWSIKGDLFHSKFDSETFARGFRVKSLANGNISNATVEDGTMTGGTVSTDGTDNFAVFVVNDNDSKYSELTSGAFNIEWNNGDALTLAADISYSKADGKFVNGGTRAVIYDDMDNQIRSAESVTYQLNGLNPADVNFAKDYTDTSTLGLREVGMWPYDQQNDLIAYKLDLNYQLSDSFISSVDVGVRYSQREYNAQRSQAGYGSEFGKNPDHMPVIRLTDDMTEVVNFGGDLSGYPSFLKIDFDKAVDLVNTQLASTGNDPFSPSANWENNWTLIQSGSVNEDVLAGYVQANLDFEIGSLPVTGNIGVRIVNTDQSSKGLQQVGFGLGEEIADDNGVISSDYIRNEIGKTYTDYLPSLNLNFHLTKNDQIRFAAASVMARPPINKLKSGMGSWYDDTSTPGEKKYNAWGNTSPLLDPFYADQYDISYEHYFSDTEGAIAIALFYKDIKSFINDFTVQPFDFEAAGFIVPDTIVENGVEYPVVKDEGQYQTAVNNDNGGYIRGIELAYTQVFDFLPDAWSGLGFTGSYSFSDSEVEFETDLGGEPRAIPLPGLSEHVVNTTVFYGYEGFDTRVSMRYRSEYVSEQVAVESQLAYFAPETIIDYQASYALDNGLKFLFQVNNLTDEPSKTHFGEEYQTGTIQTFGRQYFLGLSYTL